In Molothrus aeneus isolate 106 chromosome 4, BPBGC_Maene_1.0, whole genome shotgun sequence, the following are encoded in one genomic region:
- the GUF1 gene encoding translation factor GUF1, mitochondrial isoform X2 — MSTYPVESIRNFSIIAHVDHGKSTLADRLLEITGTISKTDRNKQVLDKLQVERERGITVKAQSASLFYNHEGINYLLNLIDTPGHVDFSYEVSRSLSACQGVILVVDANEGIQAQTVANFYLAFEAQLSIIPVINKIDLKNADPERVEKQIEKLFDIPTDECIRISAKQGTNVEKVLQKVIEKIPPPQCNTADPLKALVFDSTFDHYRGVIANIALFGGEIAKGQKIVSAHTKKRYEVHEVGILTPNEQPTHKLYAGQVGYLIAGMKEVTEAQIGDTLFLYKQPVEPLPGFKSAKPMVFAGMYPIDQTEYNNLKSALERLTLNDSSVTVHRDSSLALGAGWRLGFLGLLHMEVFNQRLEQEYNMSVILTAPTVPYKAVLSSAKLIKEYGKDQITIINPAQFPDKFSVSEYLEPTVLGTIVTPHEYIGKIITLCQDRRAVQKDLLYIDENRVMLKFLFPLNEIVVDFYDALKSLSSGYASFDYEDAGYQSADLIKMDILLNGNPVEELATIIHNDKAYAAGKLLCERLKETIPRQLFEIAIQAAIGKKIIARETLKPYRKNVVAKCYGGDITRRMKLLRRQAEGKKLMRKIGNVEVPRDAFIRVLKRETDK; from the exons ATGTCAACATATCCTGTTGAAAGCATTAGAAACTTCAGTATTATAGCTCATGTAGATCATGGCAAAAGTACACTAGCAGACAGATTGCTGGAAATTACAG GAACAATTTCTAAAACTGACCGTAATAAACAAGTGCTGGATAAACTTCAAGTGGAACGTGAAAGAGGAATTACAGTTAAAGCCCAATCTGCATCTCTCTTTTACAATCATGAAGGAATAAACTACCTCTTAAATCTTATTGACACACCA GGCCACGTAGATTTCAGCTATGAAGTATCACGGTCACTATCTGCTTGTCAAGGTGTCATACTTGTGGTGGATGCAAATGAG GGTATTCAGGCTCAGACAGTGGCAAACTTCTATCTTGCCTTTGAAGCACAGCTTTCAATAATTCCTGTCATAAATAAG ATTGACTTGAAAAATGCAGACCCTGAAAGAGTTGAAAAACAAATTGAGAAGCTGTTTGATATCCCTACAGATGAATGCATAAGG aTTTCTGCTAAACAAGGAACAAATGTTGAAAAAGTTCTTCAAAAGGTCATTGAGAAGATCCCACC ACCCCAATGTAATACTGCTGATCCACTGAAAGCCTTAGTATTTGACTCTACCTTTGACCACTACCGAGGTGTCATAGCTAACATTGCGCTCTTTGGTGGGGAGATTGCAAAGGGACAGAAAATTGTGTCTGCACACACTAAGAAAAGATATGAAGTTCATGAAGTTGGAATTCTGACTCCAAATGAACAGCCAACACATAAGCT CTATGCAGGACAGGTGGGGTACCTGATTGCTGGAATGAAAGAAGTAACAGAAGCCCAAATAGGAGACACACTGTTTTTGTATAAACAGCCAGTGGAGCCTTTGCCTGGCTTTAAGTCAGCGAAGCCAATGGTTTTTGCAG GAATGTATCCAATAGATCAAACAGAATATAATAATCTCAAAAGTGCTTTGGAAAGGCTGACATTGAATGACTCCAGTGTAACTGTTCATCGTGACAGTAGCCTTGCCTTAGGAGCTGGATGGAG attggGTTTCCTTGGTCTTCTACATATGGAAGTCTTTAATCAGCGTTTGGAGCAAGAGTATAACATGTCTGTTATTTTGACTGCACCTACAGTTCCATATAAAGCTGTTCTTTCCTCAGCAAAGTTGATAAAG gagTATGGAAAAGACCAGATTACTATTATCAACCCTGCTCAGTTTCCTGATAAATTTTCAGTATCAGAATATTTGGAGCCAACTGTTCTTGGTACTATTGTAACACCTCATGAATATATTGGGAAAATAATTACCTTGTGCCAG GATCGTAGGGCAGTCCAGAAAGATCTGTTGTACATTGATGAAAACAGGGTTATGCTAAAATTCCTCTTTCCACTGAATGAAATTGTGGTGGATTTTTATGATGCTCTTAAGTCTCTGTCTTCTGGCTATGCAAG ttttgattatGAAGATGCAGGTTACCAATCAGCAGACCTAATCAAAATGGATATTCTTCTAAATGGAAATCCAGTTGAAGAACTCGCAACTATCATACACAA CGATAAAGCCTATGCTGCTGGTAAACTCCTGTGTGAACGTTTAAAAGAGACTATTCCTAGACAGTTGTTTGAAATAGCCATCCAGGCTGCCATTGGCAAGAAAATCATTGCAAGAGAAAC gcTGAAGCCTTACAGAAAAAATGTTGTGGCAAAATGT tatGGTGGTGACATTACAAGAAGAATGAAGCTTTTAAGGAGGCAAGCAGAAGGCAAGAAGTTGATGAGAAAAATTGGCAATGTTGAGGTTCCAAGAGATGCTTTTATACGTGTTCTAAAGAGAGAAACTGACAAGTAG
- the GNPDA2 gene encoding glucosamine-6-phosphate isomerase 2 isoform X1 produces the protein MRLVILEDYDQASEWAAKYICNRIIQFKPSQGRYFTLGLPTGNTPLGCYRKLIEYHKNGDLSFKYVKTFNMDEYVGLPRNHPESYHSYMWNNFFKHIDIDPNNAHILDGNAPDLQAECDAFEKKIEEAGGIDLFVGGIGPDGHIAFNEPGSSLSSRTRLKTLAMDTILANAKYFDGDLSKVPTMALTVGVGTVMDAREVRTHLVLVACVFSRLLGIDTGIKSKETFVLQVMILITGAHKAFALYKAIEEGVNHMWTVSAFQQHPRTIFVCDEDATLELRVKTVKYFKGLMHVHNKLVDPLYSMKEN, from the exons ATGAGGCTAGTAATTCTTGAAGATTATGATCAGGCTAGTGAATGGGCAGCCAAGTACATCTGTAATCGTATTATCCAGTTCAAGCCAAGTCAAGGAAGATATTTCACCCTTGGTCTACCAACAGGCAA TACACCTTTGGGATGCTACAGAAAGCTGATAGAATATCACAAAAATGGAGATCTCTCTTTCAAATACGTAAAGACTTTCAACATGGATGAGTATGTAG GGCTTCCCAGAAATCATCCAGAGAGCTATCACTCCTATATGTGGAATAACTTCTTTAAGCATATTGACATAGATCCGAATAATGCTCATATCCTTGATGGGAATGCACCAGACTTACAGGCGGAATGTGatgcatttgaaaagaaaattgaagaaGCAGGGGGGATTGATCTGTTTGTTGGAG GCATTGGTCCAGATGGCCACATTGCATTCAATGAACCCGGATCAAGTTTGTCTTCAAGAACAAGATTAAAGACTTTAGCAATGGACACCATTTTGGCAAATGCTAAATACTTTGATGGAGACTTATCTAAAGTACCAACTATGGCGCTAACAGTTGGTGTGGGTACAGTGATGGATGCTAGAGAAGTAAGAACTCATTTAGTTCTAGTTGCATGTGTGTTTTCAAGATTACTTGGTATTGATACTGGGATTAAAAGTAAAGAGACCTTTGTTTTGCAGGTGATGATTCTTATAACAGGTGCACACAAGGCTTTTGCATTGTACAAAGCAATTGAAGAAGGAGTCAATCATATGTGGACAGTTTCTGCTTTCCAGCAACACCCTCGCACTATCTTTGTGTGTGATGAAGATGCTACTTTAGAACTAAGAGTTAAAACTGTGAAGTACTTTAAAG GTTTAATGCATGTGCACAATAAGCTTGTGGACCCACTGTACAGtatgaaagaaaactga
- the GUF1 gene encoding translation factor GUF1, mitochondrial isoform X3: protein MSTYPVESIRNFSIIAHVDHGKSTLADRLLEITGTISKTDRNKQVLDKLQVERERGITVKAQSASLFYNHEGINYLLNLIDTPGHVDFSYEVSRSLSACQGVILVVDANEAQTVANFYLAFEAQLSIIPVINKIDLKNADPERVEKQIEKLFDIPTDECIRISAKQGTNVEKVLQKVIEKIPPPQCNTADPLKALVFDSTFDHYRGVIANIALFGGEIAKGQKIVSAHTKKRYEVHEVGILTPNEQPTHKLYAGQVGYLIAGMKEVTEAQIGDTLFLYKQPVEPLPGFKSAKPMVFAGMYPIDQTEYNNLKSALERLTLNDSSVTVHRDSSLALGAGWRLGFLGLLHMEVFNQRLEQEYNMSVILTAPTVPYKAVLSSAKLIKEYGKDQITIINPAQFPDKFSVSEYLEPTVLGTIVTPHEYIGKIITLCQDRRAVQKDLLYIDENRVMLKFLFPLNEIVVDFYDALKSLSSGYASFDYEDAGYQSADLIKMDILLNGNPVEELATIIHNDKAYAAGKLLCERLKETIPRQLFEIAIQAAIGKKIIARETLKPYRKNVVAKCYGGDITRRMKLLRRQAEGKKLMRKIGNVEVPRDAFIRVLKRETDK from the exons ATGTCAACATATCCTGTTGAAAGCATTAGAAACTTCAGTATTATAGCTCATGTAGATCATGGCAAAAGTACACTAGCAGACAGATTGCTGGAAATTACAG GAACAATTTCTAAAACTGACCGTAATAAACAAGTGCTGGATAAACTTCAAGTGGAACGTGAAAGAGGAATTACAGTTAAAGCCCAATCTGCATCTCTCTTTTACAATCATGAAGGAATAAACTACCTCTTAAATCTTATTGACACACCA GGCCACGTAGATTTCAGCTATGAAGTATCACGGTCACTATCTGCTTGTCAAGGTGTCATACTTGTGGTGGATGCAAATGAG GCTCAGACAGTGGCAAACTTCTATCTTGCCTTTGAAGCACAGCTTTCAATAATTCCTGTCATAAATAAG ATTGACTTGAAAAATGCAGACCCTGAAAGAGTTGAAAAACAAATTGAGAAGCTGTTTGATATCCCTACAGATGAATGCATAAGG aTTTCTGCTAAACAAGGAACAAATGTTGAAAAAGTTCTTCAAAAGGTCATTGAGAAGATCCCACC ACCCCAATGTAATACTGCTGATCCACTGAAAGCCTTAGTATTTGACTCTACCTTTGACCACTACCGAGGTGTCATAGCTAACATTGCGCTCTTTGGTGGGGAGATTGCAAAGGGACAGAAAATTGTGTCTGCACACACTAAGAAAAGATATGAAGTTCATGAAGTTGGAATTCTGACTCCAAATGAACAGCCAACACATAAGCT CTATGCAGGACAGGTGGGGTACCTGATTGCTGGAATGAAAGAAGTAACAGAAGCCCAAATAGGAGACACACTGTTTTTGTATAAACAGCCAGTGGAGCCTTTGCCTGGCTTTAAGTCAGCGAAGCCAATGGTTTTTGCAG GAATGTATCCAATAGATCAAACAGAATATAATAATCTCAAAAGTGCTTTGGAAAGGCTGACATTGAATGACTCCAGTGTAACTGTTCATCGTGACAGTAGCCTTGCCTTAGGAGCTGGATGGAG attggGTTTCCTTGGTCTTCTACATATGGAAGTCTTTAATCAGCGTTTGGAGCAAGAGTATAACATGTCTGTTATTTTGACTGCACCTACAGTTCCATATAAAGCTGTTCTTTCCTCAGCAAAGTTGATAAAG gagTATGGAAAAGACCAGATTACTATTATCAACCCTGCTCAGTTTCCTGATAAATTTTCAGTATCAGAATATTTGGAGCCAACTGTTCTTGGTACTATTGTAACACCTCATGAATATATTGGGAAAATAATTACCTTGTGCCAG GATCGTAGGGCAGTCCAGAAAGATCTGTTGTACATTGATGAAAACAGGGTTATGCTAAAATTCCTCTTTCCACTGAATGAAATTGTGGTGGATTTTTATGATGCTCTTAAGTCTCTGTCTTCTGGCTATGCAAG ttttgattatGAAGATGCAGGTTACCAATCAGCAGACCTAATCAAAATGGATATTCTTCTAAATGGAAATCCAGTTGAAGAACTCGCAACTATCATACACAA CGATAAAGCCTATGCTGCTGGTAAACTCCTGTGTGAACGTTTAAAAGAGACTATTCCTAGACAGTTGTTTGAAATAGCCATCCAGGCTGCCATTGGCAAGAAAATCATTGCAAGAGAAAC gcTGAAGCCTTACAGAAAAAATGTTGTGGCAAAATGT tatGGTGGTGACATTACAAGAAGAATGAAGCTTTTAAGGAGGCAAGCAGAAGGCAAGAAGTTGATGAGAAAAATTGGCAATGTTGAGGTTCCAAGAGATGCTTTTATACGTGTTCTAAAGAGAGAAACTGACAAGTAG
- the GNPDA2 gene encoding glucosamine-6-phosphate isomerase 2 isoform X2 produces the protein MRLVILEDYDQASEWAAKYICNRIIQFKPSQGRYFTLGLPTGNTPLGCYRKLIEYHKNGDLSFKYVKTFNMDEYVGLPRNHPESYHSYMWNNFFKHIDIDPNNAHILDGNAPDLQAECDAFEKKIEEAGGIDLFVGGIGPDGHIAFNEPGSSLSSRTRLKTLAMDTILANAKYFDGDLSKVPTMALTVGVGTVMDAREVMILITGAHKAFALYKAIEEGVNHMWTVSAFQQHPRTIFVCDEDATLELRVKTVKYFKGLMHVHNKLVDPLYSMKEN, from the exons ATGAGGCTAGTAATTCTTGAAGATTATGATCAGGCTAGTGAATGGGCAGCCAAGTACATCTGTAATCGTATTATCCAGTTCAAGCCAAGTCAAGGAAGATATTTCACCCTTGGTCTACCAACAGGCAA TACACCTTTGGGATGCTACAGAAAGCTGATAGAATATCACAAAAATGGAGATCTCTCTTTCAAATACGTAAAGACTTTCAACATGGATGAGTATGTAG GGCTTCCCAGAAATCATCCAGAGAGCTATCACTCCTATATGTGGAATAACTTCTTTAAGCATATTGACATAGATCCGAATAATGCTCATATCCTTGATGGGAATGCACCAGACTTACAGGCGGAATGTGatgcatttgaaaagaaaattgaagaaGCAGGGGGGATTGATCTGTTTGTTGGAG GCATTGGTCCAGATGGCCACATTGCATTCAATGAACCCGGATCAAGTTTGTCTTCAAGAACAAGATTAAAGACTTTAGCAATGGACACCATTTTGGCAAATGCTAAATACTTTGATGGAGACTTATCTAAAGTACCAACTATGGCGCTAACAGTTGGTGTGGGTACAGTGATGGATGCTAGAGAA GTGATGATTCTTATAACAGGTGCACACAAGGCTTTTGCATTGTACAAAGCAATTGAAGAAGGAGTCAATCATATGTGGACAGTTTCTGCTTTCCAGCAACACCCTCGCACTATCTTTGTGTGTGATGAAGATGCTACTTTAGAACTAAGAGTTAAAACTGTGAAGTACTTTAAAG GTTTAATGCATGTGCACAATAAGCTTGTGGACCCACTGTACAGtatgaaagaaaactga
- the GUF1 gene encoding translation factor GUF1, mitochondrial isoform X1, with translation MALAGRAALRWGARLPSPGPAAAPLCRQPWLPAACGRPYSSRGKEEIDMSTYPVESIRNFSIIAHVDHGKSTLADRLLEITGTISKTDRNKQVLDKLQVERERGITVKAQSASLFYNHEGINYLLNLIDTPGHVDFSYEVSRSLSACQGVILVVDANEGIQAQTVANFYLAFEAQLSIIPVINKIDLKNADPERVEKQIEKLFDIPTDECIRISAKQGTNVEKVLQKVIEKIPPPQCNTADPLKALVFDSTFDHYRGVIANIALFGGEIAKGQKIVSAHTKKRYEVHEVGILTPNEQPTHKLYAGQVGYLIAGMKEVTEAQIGDTLFLYKQPVEPLPGFKSAKPMVFAGMYPIDQTEYNNLKSALERLTLNDSSVTVHRDSSLALGAGWRLGFLGLLHMEVFNQRLEQEYNMSVILTAPTVPYKAVLSSAKLIKEYGKDQITIINPAQFPDKFSVSEYLEPTVLGTIVTPHEYIGKIITLCQDRRAVQKDLLYIDENRVMLKFLFPLNEIVVDFYDALKSLSSGYASFDYEDAGYQSADLIKMDILLNGNPVEELATIIHNDKAYAAGKLLCERLKETIPRQLFEIAIQAAIGKKIIARETLKPYRKNVVAKCYGGDITRRMKLLRRQAEGKKLMRKIGNVEVPRDAFIRVLKRETDK, from the exons ATGGCCCTCGCCGGCAGGGCGGCGCTGCGCTGGGGGGCACGGCTgccgagccccggccccgccgccgccccgctctgccgtcagccctggctgcccgcGGCGTGTGGGCGGCCCTACAGCTCCCGCGGCAAG gaagaaatagATATGTCAACATATCCTGTTGAAAGCATTAGAAACTTCAGTATTATAGCTCATGTAGATCATGGCAAAAGTACACTAGCAGACAGATTGCTGGAAATTACAG GAACAATTTCTAAAACTGACCGTAATAAACAAGTGCTGGATAAACTTCAAGTGGAACGTGAAAGAGGAATTACAGTTAAAGCCCAATCTGCATCTCTCTTTTACAATCATGAAGGAATAAACTACCTCTTAAATCTTATTGACACACCA GGCCACGTAGATTTCAGCTATGAAGTATCACGGTCACTATCTGCTTGTCAAGGTGTCATACTTGTGGTGGATGCAAATGAG GGTATTCAGGCTCAGACAGTGGCAAACTTCTATCTTGCCTTTGAAGCACAGCTTTCAATAATTCCTGTCATAAATAAG ATTGACTTGAAAAATGCAGACCCTGAAAGAGTTGAAAAACAAATTGAGAAGCTGTTTGATATCCCTACAGATGAATGCATAAGG aTTTCTGCTAAACAAGGAACAAATGTTGAAAAAGTTCTTCAAAAGGTCATTGAGAAGATCCCACC ACCCCAATGTAATACTGCTGATCCACTGAAAGCCTTAGTATTTGACTCTACCTTTGACCACTACCGAGGTGTCATAGCTAACATTGCGCTCTTTGGTGGGGAGATTGCAAAGGGACAGAAAATTGTGTCTGCACACACTAAGAAAAGATATGAAGTTCATGAAGTTGGAATTCTGACTCCAAATGAACAGCCAACACATAAGCT CTATGCAGGACAGGTGGGGTACCTGATTGCTGGAATGAAAGAAGTAACAGAAGCCCAAATAGGAGACACACTGTTTTTGTATAAACAGCCAGTGGAGCCTTTGCCTGGCTTTAAGTCAGCGAAGCCAATGGTTTTTGCAG GAATGTATCCAATAGATCAAACAGAATATAATAATCTCAAAAGTGCTTTGGAAAGGCTGACATTGAATGACTCCAGTGTAACTGTTCATCGTGACAGTAGCCTTGCCTTAGGAGCTGGATGGAG attggGTTTCCTTGGTCTTCTACATATGGAAGTCTTTAATCAGCGTTTGGAGCAAGAGTATAACATGTCTGTTATTTTGACTGCACCTACAGTTCCATATAAAGCTGTTCTTTCCTCAGCAAAGTTGATAAAG gagTATGGAAAAGACCAGATTACTATTATCAACCCTGCTCAGTTTCCTGATAAATTTTCAGTATCAGAATATTTGGAGCCAACTGTTCTTGGTACTATTGTAACACCTCATGAATATATTGGGAAAATAATTACCTTGTGCCAG GATCGTAGGGCAGTCCAGAAAGATCTGTTGTACATTGATGAAAACAGGGTTATGCTAAAATTCCTCTTTCCACTGAATGAAATTGTGGTGGATTTTTATGATGCTCTTAAGTCTCTGTCTTCTGGCTATGCAAG ttttgattatGAAGATGCAGGTTACCAATCAGCAGACCTAATCAAAATGGATATTCTTCTAAATGGAAATCCAGTTGAAGAACTCGCAACTATCATACACAA CGATAAAGCCTATGCTGCTGGTAAACTCCTGTGTGAACGTTTAAAAGAGACTATTCCTAGACAGTTGTTTGAAATAGCCATCCAGGCTGCCATTGGCAAGAAAATCATTGCAAGAGAAAC gcTGAAGCCTTACAGAAAAAATGTTGTGGCAAAATGT tatGGTGGTGACATTACAAGAAGAATGAAGCTTTTAAGGAGGCAAGCAGAAGGCAAGAAGTTGATGAGAAAAATTGGCAATGTTGAGGTTCCAAGAGATGCTTTTATACGTGTTCTAAAGAGAGAAACTGACAAGTAG